One window of the Macaca thibetana thibetana isolate TM-01 chromosome 13, ASM2454274v1, whole genome shotgun sequence genome contains the following:
- the LOC126934253 gene encoding serine/arginine-rich splicing factor 10-like — protein MKAKEERNVYSSSGYDDYDRYRHSRSQSYERRRSRSWSFDYNYRRSYHPRNSRRTGRPRRSRSHSDNDRFKHRNQSFSRSKSNSRSRSKSQPKKEMKAKSCSRSASHTKTRGTSKTDSKTHYKSGSRYEKESRKKESPRSKSQSRSQSRSRSKSRSRSWTSPKSSGH, from the coding sequence ATGAAAGCCAAGGAAGAGAGGAATGTGTACAGTTCTTCAGGCTATGATGATTATGACAGATACAGGCATTCTAGAAGCCAAAGTTATGAAAGGAGGAGATCAAGAAGTTGGTCTTTTGATTACAACTATAGAAGATCGTACCATCCTAGAAACAGTAGACGGACTGGAAGACCACGGCGTAGCAGAAGCCATTCCGACAATGACAGATTCAAACATCGAAATCAATCTTTTTCCAGATCAAAATCCAATTCAAGATCACGGTCCAAGTCCCAGcccaagaaagaaatgaaggctaAATCATGTTCTAGGTCTGCATCTCACACTAAAACTAGAGGCACCTCTAAAACAGATTCCAAAACACATTATAAGTCTGGCTCAAGATATGAAAAGGAatcaaggaaaaaagaatcaCCTAGATCCAAATCTCAGTCAAGATCACAGTCTAGGTCTAGGTCAAAATCTAGATCAAGGTCTTGGACTAGTCCTAAGTCCAGTGGCCACTGA